In Deltaproteobacteria bacterium, the genomic stretch CGCCGTGTTGGCGATGCGAGGGCTTCGCAACCTCGATCGCGGTGTCGAGCCGGAGCCGGATCACCTCGCGCGCGTGCAGGCGATCGCAGCTGCCCATCGGATCGTGCTGGGATGCGCCGGCACCACCGTCGGCGCCGCAGTGCTCGCCATGCTCTGTTGACTCGGGTGGGCGTGCGGGCACGCGCGGCAACGAGCGTAGCCGGCTGCGGCAACTGCCGACTCGGTCGGCGGCGCGTCACGCGACGGATTTCCTGCGTGATTTCGAGCGGGCCGCTGCGACCACCGGCTGACCCAGCCTTTGCACAGGGCGGCCGCGACATGCGAGCCACCGTCCTCTCGTTCCTCGTGCTCGGCCTCGGCGCCTGCTCCGTCTCCACCTCTGATGCCGGCGGCGGCGACGTCGATCGCGGCGGGATCGGCAAGGCCGACCTCGTCGGCAGCTGCGTCACCAAGAAGGGCAAGGAGCTCTGTGGTGGCAAGGGCCGCGGCAACTGCTGGTGCGACGAGCTGTGCCTCGACTTCGGCGACTGCTGCAGCGACGCCGACGAGATCTGCGGCATCGAGGAGCCCGAGCCCGAGGGCGACGCGTGCGGCGGACTGCAGGGCCTCATCTGCGCCGACGACGAGTTCTGCGCCTTCGCCCCCGAGCAGAACTGCGGCTTCGCCGATCAGCTCGGCGAATGCGCGCCGCGTCCCGAGGCCTGCATCGCGCTGTTCGACCCCGTCTGCGGCTGCGACGGCCAGACCTACGGCAACAGCTGCAACGCCGCGAGCGCGGGCGTCAGCGTCGCCCACGACGGTGCCTGCGAGATCTTCTGCGGTGGCTTCGCCAACCTGCCGTGCCCCGAGGGCATGGTCTGCGGCGACGACCCCGACGACGGCTGCGACCCGGCCAACGGCGGTGCCGACTGCGGTGGCATCTGCGTGCCCGAGTAGGCCGACGCGCGCTCGACCCTGCCGTCCGACCGTCGGTGGCATCCTCGGGATGCCACCGACGTAAGCTGGCGCACCAAGAAAACTCCTCCGCGCCCGTCATCGCAGCGATTCCCGTCGTCCATGGGGGTTCGTTGCGTGATCCGGTACGCCCGTCGCGACTCTACCGGGGCCATGGCCCCACCTCGGGGTCGAGGCATGGCAGACACCGCATCGCGAGTGGGATGGAGATGGACATGAACCTGCGTTGGCAATCGCGTTGGCAATGGATGGGTGCGTTGGTGCTCGGCGTGATCGCCGGGGCGTGTAGCGTCGAGGTGGTCGACGCGGAGGTCGACGACGAAGGGGACTCGGACGTCGACTTCCGCGTCGGGCCGCCACCGCCGCCCGCAGTGCTCGATGTCGAGGCGCAGGTGTGCCCGGGTTGGCGGCAGATCGCGCGGCGCCACGCGTCGGGGGACTGTCCCAACATCGCGTCGCCGAACGGCGGCTGGCAGGGCAGCAAGATGTTCCCCGGCTGGACCGAGGCGAACAGCTGGGCCGGCCGCTACTGCATCTACGATTTCCTGGGCGCGGGGCTGCCGCAGGGCAACGACCTCCTCGCGCTCAAGAAGCCCGCCTTCCAGGTGGTCGCCCCCGACTGCATCGCGAACACGGCACAGACCAGCCTCGACGAGCAGCTCAACCCCGAGCTGAGTCGCTTGACGGAGAGTCGCATCGACGCGGTGACGGGTCAGGAGATCGACATCGATGGTACGGCGAGCGGTCGTGAGGGGGTCCGCGTGGCGGTGGTCGACACGACGCCACCGGTGGACCCCGCCAACCCACGCGACGATCACGGCATCGTCGTCGCCGAGCTCATCACCGACATCGCCCACGGCTGCGAGACGTACTCGCCATTTTGCAAGGTGGTGATCGACAACGTGCTGGGCCTGCCGCGCTACGGGCTCATGAAGGCCGACGTCGATACGACGGGGCGCGGCGGCTTCGCGGGGTTCCACAGCGATCTCGCGCGTGGGGTCTACACCGCGGTGCGCAACTGGGAGCTGGCCGGCGGATCCTACAAGCTCATCATCAACCTCAGCGTCGGCTGGCTGCCGCCGTTCGGGGTCGCGGGCCAGTCACCGGCGGTCGACGCCCTGCAGCTCGCGCTGCAGCGCGCCAGCTGCAAGGGCGCGGTGATCATCGCGGCGGCCGGCAACGACAGCGACGACTGCCTCGAAGGGCCGTTGATGCCGGCAGCGTGGGAGGAGCTCGCCGCCCCGACGGCCACGGAGTGCCCGCTGGAGCCGATCGGCATCGCAGCACCGGTGAGCCCCGGCAGTGCGACGTACTTGCCGCTGGTGTACTCGGTCGGCGGCGTCGACTACGACGACGAGGCGGTGTCGGTCTCTCGGCCCGGGGGGCGCCCGCGACTTGCCGCGATCGCCGACCACGTGGTCGGGTCCGATCTCGGTCGCACTGCGCGGACCGGCACCTCGATGGCCGCGGCCACCGTCAGCGGTATCGCGGCGCTGGTGTGGAGCTACCGCGACACGCTCACCGGACCCGAGATCATGGAGCTGTTGTGGGACGCGGGCGTGCCGACCGGTGACAGCTCGGACTACTCGCTCGGGGGCCGCCTACGAGATCCGTCGCGCGACCGCATGTGGTGCGCTCTCCGAGGCATGC encodes the following:
- a CDS encoding S8/S53 family peptidase, which gives rise to MNLRWQSRWQWMGALVLGVIAGACSVEVVDAEVDDEGDSDVDFRVGPPPPPAVLDVEAQVCPGWRQIARRHASGDCPNIASPNGGWQGSKMFPGWTEANSWAGRYCIYDFLGAGLPQGNDLLALKKPAFQVVAPDCIANTAQTSLDEQLNPELSRLTESRIDAVTGQEIDIDGTASGREGVRVAVVDTTPPVDPANPRDDHGIVVAELITDIAHGCETYSPFCKVVIDNVLGLPRYGLMKADVDTTGRGGFAGFHSDLARGVYTAVRNWELAGGSYKLIINLSVGWLPPFGVAGQSPAVDALQLALQRASCKGAVIIAAAGNDSDDCLEGPLMPAAWEELAAPTATECPLEPIGIAAPVSPGSATYLPLVYSVGGVDYDDEAVSVSRPGGRPRLAAIADHVVGSDLGRTARTGTSMAAATVSGIAALVWSYRDTLTGPEIMELLWDAGVPTGDSSDYSLGGRLRDPSRDRMWCALRGMRDAR